The Desulfonatronospira thiodismutans ASO3-1 DNA segment ATGCTCAAGGGAGAAGATACCGGAGAGGATATCGGCGTCGAATCGCGTTCCCCGCGGGTGGTCATCGCCTGCGGGGCTCTAAGACCGGAACTGGAGCATCTGCGTCAGGGGCGTGAAAAAGAGGTGCAGACATTTTATCTGCCTCAGAACATGCACCGGGCACCGCATCAGCTTCCGGAGCTGATCCAGGAAAAAGTGGATCATGCCTCTAAATACGCCTCTAAGATCATCCTGGGATACGGCCTGTGCTCCAACGGAATTGTCGGCGTCCAGGCCCCGGAGCAGGGTCTGGTGATTACCCGGTCCCATGACTGTGTGGCCCTTTTTCTGGGCTCCCTTGAGAAGTACAGACAGATAAGCCGGGATCATCCCGGTACATATTATCTCACCCGGGGATGGCTTGATGAAGGCAAAGACCCTCTGGGAACCATGGAAAACGAATATATTCCCAGGCTGGGACGCGCCTGGGCCGAATGGGGAGCCAGGGAGGAAATTAAGCATTATACCCGGTTTGTTTTCATAAATACCGGGGTCGGGGATATAGAAGCCATGAGGGAAAGGTCTATGGAAAACGCCCGTTTCTTCCACAAGGAATACCAGGAGGTCCAGGGAGACCTTGAATACCTCCGTCGGATCATGTTCGGGCCTTACGACAAGGAGTACTTTTACCTTGTCCCTGCCTTTGAAAAGGTCCAGCAGCGCTGGTATGTGCTGGACGATGCTGAACCCCAACCCGCAAACAGCTAAGGAGTTTTTTCATGAGCGACAATCAGGAATCAGTAATAAAGACCTGCAAATCATATTACGACAGTCACGATGCATGCATCTTTTACACCGAAGTCTGGGGCGGCGAGGAGCACCATCTGGGCATCTACCGCCGGCCTGAAGACACCCTATATGAGGCCAGCAAGAGAACCATAGACCGTATGGCCTCTTACTCCCGCAATCTTAAAGAACTGAAAGACAAGGCCCGGGTGCTGGATCTTGGCTCCGGATACGGCGGAACTGCAAGGCACTTGGCCAAAACCTTCGGTTGCCGGGTGGTGGGCCTGAATCTAAGCGAAACGGAAAACAACCGCCATCGTGAAATGAACCGGGAGCAGGGACTCGACCACCTCATCGAAGTGGTGGACGGCAACTTTGAAAATGTCCCTTACGAGGACAACTCTTTTGATGTAGCCTGGTCCCAGGACGCCTTCCTGCACAGCCCGGACCGCAAAAAAGTGCTTGGCGAAGCCGCCCGGGTTATAAAGCCGGGAGGGGAGCTCATCTTCACCGACCCCATGCAGACTGAGGATGCCTACGCAGAATACTTAGACCCCATTTTAAAACGCATCCACCTGACCTCCATGGCAACACCCACATTCTACATTCAGGCGGCTCAAGAAGCAGGGCTCAAACTCAAATCCTTTGAAAACCTGCAGGTACAGCTTGCCAACCACTATGCCAAGGTTCTGGAGGATACCATAAAAATGGAAGATGAGCTGCGCAAAAAAGACGTCAGCCAGGAATATCTGGACAACATGAAAAAAGGCCTGCAGCACTGGAGCACCGGCGGAAAGCACGGCCACCTTACCTGGGCCATTTTCTGCTTCGAAAAAGCTTAGATTTCCTTGCAATCTTATTCGATGAAAGGGGATGGGCTTGCCCCGCACTTATATTCGCGGCGCCCACCTTCGTTCGTGCCGCGAATATAAGTGCGGGGCAAGAACTCCAGGACAGTCAACCAGCAAGGTTATCCTGCACTTCAGGTGCGAGTAGCCCCCCAGTTCTGGACAACTGGATCATGCGCAATCTTTAAACAGCCGGGCTACAAGGCGCATGTGGCCCTTTTCCTGCTCGGAAAGCCTGAAAAAACATTCTGCTGCCTCCCGGGGATAGTCTTTGTTTTCTGCCAGATTGCGGTACATGTCATAGGCCATGGTTTCAATTTCCAGGGCAACCTCGAGAAAATACAGGCACAACTCTGACTGATTAAGGTGTTTGAATTTTTGAGCCCAGCCGCTTACATTCAGGCCGCCTTCAACAATACTGTCCTCTGCTTTGCTGAAAAATGAGTCAAAGTCCTCATCAAACAAGTGTTTTCCCTGGGCGAAAATAACCCGGGCATGCGCCCTTTCAAGCCCTGCCAGCTTTTGAAGCTGGTCTTTAAGGCTCTCATCTCTGATACTTTCCAAAAATCCCGTATAGAATTTTTCCGCACCCTTTTCCAGGGACACGGCCCTGCTCAAAACTGTCTTTAAATCACTGGAACCGGAGAAAATGTCCACCCTGGGATAATCCGGCAGCACTCTATTCTGATAGGCAGTTATTCCGCCCTCAAGATTTAAAATGTCTGTATCAAAAACCCCGCTGTCCCTGGCCAGAACAGCCGCTGTCATGGACCTCTTACCGCTTCGGCAGTAAAAGACCGCCTGCCTGCCCGGATCCAGCTCCCCAAGCCTTCCCTCCAGTTCATGCAGAGGTATCAACCTGGCTCCGGGAATATGTTCCTGGGTATATTCCTGGGGCTGACGCACATCCACCAGCACATACTCGCTTTCTTTGTGCCGGGCTGAAAATTCAGCCAGTTCTTCCGGATAGATATTTTTTATCTCCGCCTTGCTCATCTGTTTTCCTCCATTGTTAACATTTCACTAACCCTGGCCGGTCGTTTTGTTTTTGCTGCTTACAAACAAATACGGGGCGAGGCTTGCCCCTGTACTCACCTAAAGCTGGCTACGCCCGCACCCCATTTTTTTCACGCAAAGGCGCTAAGATCGCTAAGGAAGGCAGCCTTGTCCAAAGCCGTGTCCCGGTTTTGGACAATACACCTGCTTCGCGTCTTTGACTTTGCGTACTTTGCGTCTTAGCGTCTTTGCGTGAGAATTTTTTTGTTTTTAATGACCCCAGTGTATTGGAAGAAAATACACGGGGCAAGCAAGGTTTCAGGAGTAAGTCACTAAAAGTTTGATGACGTCATGATTTTTCCATGCTCAAGAATAGCCGGAATGGCCGATTCCAGTGGAACGAAGCGCACCGGACGATCCTGCACCATGACAGTCGTATCCAGGGTTAGATTGACCACGAACAAAACTGACGGCTCATAGGCATCCAGGAAGCTCCTGGCGGAACGAGAGACGGCCGGACGACTCATGCGGCCGGCCTTGACTTCTACGGCGATGACTTGATGGCCGTCACTAAGGACAAAATCCACTTCAGCTTTGGAGGTGGAACGCCAGTACTGCACGGACCATCTAATTGGCAGGTTCTTGAGCAGCTCGGACAGCAGCCAGTTCTCCACCAGCGCCCCGGTGTCCGGTCGCTCCAGGATATCCGGTTCTGAAACTTGACCCAGTAAGACGTTACGAATGCCGTTGTCCACAAAGTAGCATTTGGGATTGCGGGTCACTTCAGAACGCTTTCCCTCCTTAAAAGGCAAAATACGTCGTACAATATGGGTTTCTTCCAGGATATCCAGATAATTCTGGACTGTCTTGCGATTCACACCGCAGTCCTGCGCCAGATTGGACATGTTCAGCAGGTTGCCGACGTCAAAGGCCAACAGCTTCAACAAACGGCGAAAGGCGTCTGGATACCGGACCTGGAACATGTCTGATGCGTCGCGCAGAATGAATGCCTCAATCAGCTCCCAGAGCACAGCCTCCGGAGCAGACGAGAACCAGACTTCCGGATACCCACCAAAAGTCAAGTGCCGCGCAAGCTGCCCGCGACGCTTGTCCATGACCAATGCCGGCGGCAAAGTTTTGGAGGGCGCAGCAGTCTCTTCCAGGGAAAACGGCAGAAGTCTATGCCGGATGGATCGACCAGCCAGTGACTCTCTAGTCCTGGCCATCAGGTGGAAGCTGGAGGAACCCGTAACTAAGATTTCTTCCGCATAACCCAGGTCCACAAGCCCTTTCAGGAACAGCCCGGCCTCGGGAAGGTGCTGGGCCTCTTCGAAAAATAGAGGTACAGGTCCGGGTACAAGTTCTTTTAGATCGCGCAGAAAAGGAACCGCCTCTTTGCACCAGGAGCGGATCAACATGTCCTCGCACAGGAGAAACAGCGGATGCCTGCCGGATTTTTGAAACATGCGCCAGGCCAGGGTTGACTTTCCGGCCTGTCGTGGCCCGATGAGCAGCCGCACCTTGGGCTTGCCGAGCATAGGTTCTTCAAGGCGGCTCTGCGCAAGGGAGCGCTGTACATAATTTTCAGGAATGTGTAATGCGACAAATTGCGAAGGCGTCACCTCATCCCGCAGCCAGGGATTCAGAAAAAGTATGCGTTGAACTAAGTGACTGTCCATATATTCTCCCTTACGCCCTGGTCATTCTGCCGACGGGCTACTGCGCAGAGTCTGCAATGGCCATGTCGAGCGATCCCAAAAGCAAGAGACCATGTGTTTTATGCACGCTTAACACTGCCAAATGGTATCGTCAATACCGTTTAACGGGGTTATTCGCGACCAGTCCATGCTTCAATCTCTACTTTCATCACCCGCTCGCACCACCCCCTCAGGCATAGTGGAACAATAATCTCCATCATCTTCCCCGGTAACCATTCAGAGGGTGCCGGAACCATGCAAATAAAGGCCTCTTGCTTTACAGGCGGGCAATACTTTTCTGGGGCTTTTTTTTTCTATAAATGTTGGAGCTTCTTTGAAACCCCTGCTATCTGTCAAGCCAAACACTCTCCTTCTCCCCCTTGAAATCCTGTAGTTTTCCTTTATAATTCAAGCCATGCCCCAAACCCATTATCTTTCTGAAAAGGATGTTTTCCAGGCCCTGGAAGAGGGAGCTTTGCTGCTCACAGTAAACCGCAGGCTGAGCCGCAGCCTGCTGCAGCGCTTTACCAGCCACCAGGCTTCAACTGGCCGCACCGCCTGGGAGACTCCGGATATCCTGCCCTTGAGCAGCTGGATCATGCGC contains these protein-coding regions:
- a CDS encoding DUF1638 domain-containing protein, with the protein product MLKGEDTGEDIGVESRSPRVVIACGALRPELEHLRQGREKEVQTFYLPQNMHRAPHQLPELIQEKVDHASKYASKIILGYGLCSNGIVGVQAPEQGLVITRSHDCVALFLGSLEKYRQISRDHPGTYYLTRGWLDEGKDPLGTMENEYIPRLGRAWAEWGAREEIKHYTRFVFINTGVGDIEAMRERSMENARFFHKEYQEVQGDLEYLRRIMFGPYDKEYFYLVPAFEKVQQRWYVLDDAEPQPANS
- a CDS encoding SAM-dependent methyltransferase produces the protein MSDNQESVIKTCKSYYDSHDACIFYTEVWGGEEHHLGIYRRPEDTLYEASKRTIDRMASYSRNLKELKDKARVLDLGSGYGGTARHLAKTFGCRVVGLNLSETENNRHREMNREQGLDHLIEVVDGNFENVPYEDNSFDVAWSQDAFLHSPDRKKVLGEAARVIKPGGELIFTDPMQTEDAYAEYLDPILKRIHLTSMATPTFYIQAAQEAGLKLKSFENLQVQLANHYAKVLEDTIKMEDELRKKDVSQEYLDNMKKGLQHWSTGGKHGHLTWAIFCFEKA
- a CDS encoding rhodanese-like domain-containing protein, encoding MSKAEIKNIYPEELAEFSARHKESEYVLVDVRQPQEYTQEHIPGARLIPLHELEGRLGELDPGRQAVFYCRSGKRSMTAAVLARDSGVFDTDILNLEGGITAYQNRVLPDYPRVDIFSGSSDLKTVLSRAVSLEKGAEKFYTGFLESIRDESLKDQLQKLAGLERAHARVIFAQGKHLFDEDFDSFFSKAEDSIVEGGLNVSGWAQKFKHLNQSELCLYFLEVALEIETMAYDMYRNLAENKDYPREAAECFFRLSEQEKGHMRLVARLFKDCA
- a CDS encoding ATP-binding protein yields the protein MDSHLVQRILFLNPWLRDEVTPSQFVALHIPENYVQRSLAQSRLEEPMLGKPKVRLLIGPRQAGKSTLAWRMFQKSGRHPLFLLCEDMLIRSWCKEAVPFLRDLKELVPGPVPLFFEEAQHLPEAGLFLKGLVDLGYAEEILVTGSSSFHLMARTRESLAGRSIRHRLLPFSLEETAAPSKTLPPALVMDKRRGQLARHLTFGGYPEVWFSSAPEAVLWELIEAFILRDASDMFQVRYPDAFRRLLKLLAFDVGNLLNMSNLAQDCGVNRKTVQNYLDILEETHIVRRILPFKEGKRSEVTRNPKCYFVDNGIRNVLLGQVSEPDILERPDTGALVENWLLSELLKNLPIRWSVQYWRSTSKAEVDFVLSDGHQVIAVEVKAGRMSRPAVSRSARSFLDAYEPSVLFVVNLTLDTTVMVQDRPVRFVPLESAIPAILEHGKIMTSSNF